The DNA sequence TCGATGTGGAAATCGGGCTCCACCACCGAGCAGGCCTTCCACCACAAGACGGCACTCTTGATCTCGGTGACGGACGGGTAATGTTCCTTCAGGTGGACCATCACCTTCTGCAGGGTGACGCCGGAATCGACCAGGTCGTCCACCAGCAGGATGCGGCCACCCAGGGTTCCCTTGGTGATGGTGATGTACTTGGCGATGTCCAGGGAGCTGCGGATGGTGCCGGCGGCTTCGCGGTAGGAGCTGGTCGAAAGGATGGCCAGCGGGACATCGAAAATGCGCGACATCACGTCACCCGGGCGCAGGCCGCCACGCGCCAGGCACAGCACCTGGTCGAACTGGTAGCCGGATTCGTAGACCTTCAATGCCAATCGTTCGATCAGGCGGTTGTAGTCGTCCCAGGAGACCCAGAGGTCTTTGTCGTCAGAGATCTTCATATTCTTGATTGCTTCGTAGTGCCTTGTGCCCTTGCGGGCGATTGCGTGGTGAATTACTTGAACGGATGGCGCAAGACGATGGTCTCTTCGCGGTCCGGGCCGGTGGAGATCATGTCGATGGGCACGCCCACCAGTTCCTCGATGCGCTTGATGTAGGCGCGGGCGTTGGCCGGCAGCGCGTCCAGCGACTTGGCGCCGACAGTGGTCTCGGACCAGCCGGGCATTTCTTCGTAGATCGGCTCGCAGGCAGCAGCTTCTTCGGCGCCCACCGGGAAGATGTCGACGGTCTTGCCGTTCAACTTGTAGCCGGTGCACAGCTTCAACGACTCCAGGCCATCGAGCACGTCCAGCTTGGTCAGGCACATGCCGGAGACGCCATTGATCTGCACCGAGCGCTTCAGCAGGGCCGCATCGAACCAGCCGCAACGGCGTGCACGGCCGGTGACGGTACCGAATTCATGGCCGACCGAGGCCAGGTGCTTGCCGGTGCCGGCGTCCGTCGGCAGTTCGGCCGGGAACGGTCCCGAACCGACGCGGGTGGTATAGGCCTTGGTGATGCCCATGATGTAGTGCAGCATGCCCGGACCCACGCCCGCACCGGCAGCGGCATTGCCGGCCACGCAGTTGCTGGAGGTGACGAACGGATAGGTGCCATGGTCCACGTCCAGCAGGCTGCCTTGCGCGCCTTCGAACAGGATCTTGCCGCCGGCCTTGTGGATGGCGTACAGGTCGCTGGAGACGTCGGTCACCATGGGCTTGATGCGCGGCACGTTGGCCAGGGCTTCGTCCAGGGTCTTCTGGTAGTCCACCGGCTGGGTCTTCAGGTAGTGGGTCAGGACGAAGTTGTGGTAGTCCAGGTTGGCCAGCAGCTTTTCGGCAAAGCGCTTTTCGTTCAGCAGGTCAGCCACGCGGATGGCGCGACGGGCCACCTTGTCTTCGTAGGCCGGGCCGATGCCCTTGCCAGTGGTGCCGATCTTGTCGACGCCACGGGCGGCTTCACGCGCCACGTCCAGCGCCACGTGATAGGGCAGGATCAGCGGACAGGCGTCAGAGACCTTCAGGCGCGAGCACACTTCCACGCCGGCGGCTTCGAGCTTGTCGATCTCGCGCAGCAGGTCGGGCACCGACAGCACCACGCCGTTGCCGATGTAGCAGGCCACGCCTGCGCGCATGATGCCCGAGGGGATCAGTTGCAGCGCAGTCTTCTTGCCGCCGATGACCAGCGTGTGGCCGGCATTGTGGCCGCCCTGGAAACGCACCACGCCTTGGGCGTGATCGGTCAGCCAATCGACGATCTTGCCCTTACCTTCGTCGCCCCATTGCGTACCGATGACGACGACATTCTTTGCATTGCTGTTCTGTAACATGACTCAACCCAAGTTTTTGATAATCCAGTTTCCATTGCTGAAATCGAGTGCGCGGTCGCAATCGAATTCGTCCTGATCGTGTTCGTGGCCGGGAAGGCTTTGGATCACGATCTCTCCCGCTTGCCGCAATTGCGCTATTTTCTCACGCAGACCGGCGTCCCTGCCCCAAGGGGCGAGGATGGCGCGTTTTCGTTCTGCGCCCGGCATCAGTCGTGCCAGTTCACGCAGGTCCAGGGAGAAGCCCGTCGCCGGCCGCGCACGGCCGAAGGCTTCACCCACATGGTCGTAGCGGCCGCCGCGCACCACCGCATTGGGCAAGCCGGGCACATAGGCGGAGAACATTACGCCGCTGTGGTAATGGTAGCCGCGCAGGTCGGCCAGATCGATGGTAACGGCCGCGCCTTCATGGCCGGCCGCCAGTTCCACCAGGGCCTGCAGCTCATCCAAGGCCTGGGCGATGCCAGGCAGCGCCGGCAGGGTGATGCGGGCGCGCGCGATGACCGAGATGTCGCCATACAGGTTGGGCAGCGCCAGCAACGCGGCGCGGGTGCCCTCCTGGTAAGCGGCGGTGATTTCCTTCAAGCCCGGCACGTCCTTGGCCTGCAGCAGGCCGAAGAGCTGGGCTTCGTCGCGCTTGGCGGCGGCATCGTTGGCGATGATGGCGCGCAGCACGCCGACGTGGCACAGGTCCAGGCGGATGGTGCGCATTCCGGCCAGGGCCAGGGAATTCAAGGCCAGTTCCTGAATCTCGGCGTCGGCTTCGAGGCCGGCATGACCGTAGATCTCGGCGCCGATCTGGATCGGTTCGCGCGTGGCGTGCAGACCGGTGGGGCGGGTATGCAGGACACTGCCGGCATAGCACAGGCGGGTGACCGAGGCGCGATTGAGCAGGTGAGCGTCGATGCGCGCCACTTGCGTGGTCATGTCGGCGCGCACGCCCAGGGTGCGGCCGGAGAGCTGATCGACCAGCTTGAAGGTACGCAGGTCGGTGTCCTGGCCAGCGCCGGTGAGCAGGGATTCAAGGTATTCCAGCAGCGGCGGCATGACCATTTCGTAGCCGTACAAGCGGAAATTGTCGAGCAAGCGACGGCGCAGTTCCTCGATCTTGCGCGCTTCCGAGGGCAAGACGTCGGCGATGTTTTCAGGAAGAAGCCAGTTAGGCATAAACAAAAGTCAAAGCAGAAAAAACGGTTTGCGTGCTTGCGCGGTGCAGACAACAACGATGCAAGCAGGCGCCCAGACGAACAATCGGGGCGGTCCGGGAATGCCTGCCGCCCCTCTTCTTGCATTCCGGGAAAATTGCATCCCGGAACATATGTCCGACCCAAAAAAGGAAAGATGCCCTTTACCAGCGGCATCCATCCGGTTCGCCCTGCCCGCCCCACTCTGGAGACGGCGCAGAACTGTTCACATTATCGCCTGTTAAGCGGATTTTTACTTCTTCGCCGCGCTGGTAGCGCCGCCTATTCCCTTGAAGTACTTGAAGAACTCCGAGCTGGGATCCACCACCATGACGTCGTGGCGGCTCTTGAAGCTGGCGCGGTAGGCTTCCAGACTGCGGTAGAACTTGTAGAAGTCCGGGTTCTGGCCGAAGGCCTGAGCATAGATCTGGGATGCCTTGGCGTCGCCGGCACCGCGGATCTTTTCGGACTCACGATAGGCTTCGGCCAGGATCACCACGCGCTGGCGATCGGCATCAGCGCGGATCTTTTCGGATTCGGCCGCACCGGTGGAGCGCAGCTCATTGGCCACCCGCACGCGCTCGGACTTCATGCGTTCGAACACCGAGTTGTTGATCTGGTCAACATAATCTACGCGGCGCAGACGCACATCGATGATTTCCACGCCGATCTGCTTGGCTTCGTTGGCCACGCGCGCCTGGATGGCGTCCATCACACTATTGCGCTGGCTGGAGATGACTTCGCGCACGGTGCGCTTGGTGATTTCATCGTTGAGCGCGGCCTTGACGATCTGCGACAGACGATCCTGGGTGCGACGTTCGTCGGCGCCGAAGCTGACGAAGTACAGGCGCGGATCGACGATACGCCACTTGACGTAGGCATCGACCAGCACGTTCATCTTTTCAGCGGTGATGAAACGGTCGGCGTCGGGCGTATCCAGGGTCTGGATGCGCTTGTCCAGATACATCACGTTCTGGAACGGCGGCGGCAGCTTGAAGTGCAGACCGGGTTCGGTGATGACCTGCTTGACTTCCCCGAGGGCAAAGACGATGGCCGAGGAACGCTGGTCGACCACGAAGATGGTGGACGATGCCAGCCAGATCGCCACCACGGCGACGATGACGGAAGTAACGAGGCGGCCCATCAGCGCACCTCCCTTTCACGCGACTCGCGGGGATCGCGGTTTCTCGAATCTCGCATCAGCTCGGATGAATACACGGTGTCGGTTCCTGCAGTCGAATTGGTGGACGCAGCACTGGGGGCAGCCTGGCCAGCCGCGGAGGCTGGCGACTTGGCGCCAGCCGGGGCCGCATCGCTCACGCTTTGCTGGATCAGTTTGTCCAACGGCAGGTACAGCAGGTTGCTGCCATTCTTGACATCGACCATGACCTTGGTGGTGTTGGCGAAGATCTGCTGCATGGTTTCCAGGTACATGCGGTCGCGGGTGACGGCCGGGGCCTTGGCATAGGCTTCTTGCACCTGGGTGAAGCGTGAGGCGTCACCTTCGGCATTGGCCACCACGCGGGAACGGTAAGCTTCAGCTTCTTCCAGCAGGCGCGAGGCGGCGCCAGAGGCGCGCGGGATCACGTCGTTGGCGTAGGCCTGGCCTTCGTTCTTCAGGCGTTCGCGGTCCTGACCTGCTTTGACGGCATCATCGAAGGCCGCCTGCACCTGTTCGGGCGGTTGCACGCCTTGCATGGTCACGTTGGTGATCTGTACGCCGGACTTGTAGCGGTCCAGGATCTGCTGCATCCGCTGACTGACATCCAGTGCAACCTTTTCACGGCCTTCGTAGAGCACGAAGTCCATCTTGCTGCGGCCGACGATTTCGCGGATGGCGGCTTCAGCCACCTGGCGCACGGAATCATCTGGATCGCGGTTGTTGAACAGCCATTCGGCTGCGTTCTTGAGCTTGTACTGGACGGCGAACTGGATGTCGATGATGTTTTCATCATCGGTGAGCATCAGGGATTCCTTCAACTGCTTGTTGCGCACGTTGCCGCGATAGCCGATCTCGGCGGTCCGCACCTGGGACATGTTGACGATCTCGTGGCCCTGGATGGGATAGGGCCAGCGCCAGTTAAATCCGGGCAGCGTGGTGTGGCTGTAGCGACCGAAGGTGGTCACCACGGCAGTCTGGCCTTCTTGCACGATGAAGAAGCCGCTGGCCAGCCAGAGGAACACGACGATGATGGCGATCACGCCCACACCGATACCGGCGCCCTTGACGTCACCCCGGTTGAAGCCGCCACCACCGTTGCCGCCGTCGGAGCCACCGCCCTTGCGGCCGAGCATCCCGGCGATGCGCTGGTTGAAGTCGCGCCAGAGCTGGTCCAGGTCGGGCGGGCCGTCATCGTTGCCGGACGGTTTTTCGGGCCGTTTGTCGCCGTTATTTCCGTTATTCTGATTGTCGCGGTTGTCATTTTGTGAACCACGCCCCCATTGGGGGTCGTTCAACGAAAACTTGACACCGATTTTCCTGAATAAAGACACAAGCATTCGTTTGCGTTCCGGCTGTAGTGATGGATTAAGAAAATCTAGGAGGAATGCGCGCCAGGAACGTCTAAAAAGCCGTTCCCTCGAACGGCTCAAGCGTGCATGTCTGCGGAATCGACTGGCTCAGAACGGCTGCGACCCCTGGCCTCCAAGGTGGCCTTGAGCGAAGCGGCGATCGCTTCGCGCAGCAGATCCAGGCCAGCACCGGACTGGGCACTGACAAAAACCCGCTGGATTTTACCATACTCGTCATACTCGACCGTCGGTTCCAGCCCAGCGGCGTCGATCTTGTTCCAGACCAAGATCTGCGGCACATGGTCGGCACCGATTTCCTTCAAGACCAGGTTGACCTGCTCGATCTGCTCCATGCGCACCGGGCTGGCCGCGTCGACCACATGCAGCAGCAGGTCGGCGTGGATAGTCTCTTCCAGCGTGGCGCGGAAGGCTTCCACCAGTTGGTGCGGCAGTTCGCGGATGAACCCGACCGTATCCGAGATCACCACATGCCCCACTTCGCCCAGGTAGACCCGACGCGAGGTGGTATCCAGCGTGGCAAAAAGCTGGTTGGCGGCATACACACCAGCCTTGGCCAGTGCGTTGAAGATGGTTGACTTGCCGGCGTTGGTATAACCCACCAACGAGACCGAGAAGGTCTCGTTGCGCCCCCGCGCACGGCGCTGCGTGGCATGTTGCCGGCGCAGCTTGGCCAGCACTGCGCGCAGTGCCTTGACACGCTCACCCAGCAGGCGGCGGTCGGTTTCGAGCTGGGTTTCACCGGGACCGCGCAGGCCGATACCGCCCTTTTGTCGCTCCAGGTGAGTCCAGCCGCGGATGAGGCGAGTGGACAGGTGCTGCAACTGGGCCAGTTCGACTTGCACCTTGCCCTCGTGGCTCTTGGCGCGTTGCGCGAAGATATCGAGAATCAGGCTGGTACGGTCGAGCACGCGCACCTTCAGCATCCGCTCCAGGTTACGTTGCTGGGCCGGCGAAAGGGCGTGATTGAAAATGACCAGTTCGAGCTGGAGATCGGCAACGGCATCGGCGACTTCCTGTGCCTTGCCGGTACCAACGAAGAGAGCAGCATCAGGACTGGCACGACGACCGGTGATGGTGACCACCGGTTCCGCACCAGCCGATTTTGCCAACAGGAAGAGCTCATCCAGACTTGCGGCGAAATCGTTCTTGCCGAAGTCCAGGCCGACTAACGCGGCACGCATGTCAGAATGCCCACGGCGTCAAGCCGGCCAGGTAGACCATTATTCGTCGGACGAGGATTCGAGACTGAGGTTGACCGCACGTGCAGGCACGACGGTAGAGATGGCGTGTTTGTAAACCATTTGCGTAACGGTGTTACGCAGCAGGACCACGTATTGATCGAAAGATTCCACATGGCCTTGCAGCTTGATGCCGTTGACCAGATAGATAGAGACGGGAACGTGCTCTTTTCTCAATGCGTTCAGGAATGGGTCTTGTAACAATTGCCCTTTGTTGCTCATGGCAGCTCCACGGTGTTGTTGTGATTAGGACTTGGAGGCACTTCTAAGAATATCAAGTGCTTTACCAACTTTATGCTATTCAATTTAAACGATTTTCGCTCCAACGCCAAAAAACATTGATCGAATAGCAGGATTTACGATTATTTTTCCTGCCGGATGAAAGGATTCTTGCCCGACTTGAACTCGATACGCAGTGGAGTGCCCACCAGGGAGAAAGTTTCCCGGAAGTGCTTTTCCAGATAGCGCTTGTAGTTGTCATCAATGGCTTCCAAGGCATTACCGTGGATCACCACTACCGGCGGATTCTGGCCGCCCTGGTGCGCATAGCGCAGCTTGGGACGGATCGAACCCTTGCGGCGCGGCTGCTGATGCTCCAGCGCCTCTTCCAGCGCGCGTGTGAGGCGCGGCGTGCTCAGCTTGGCCATAGCAGCAGCGTAGGCCGAGTCGATGGACTTCATCAACGGGCCGATGCCGGTGGACTTCAGGGCCGAGATGAAGTGGAACTTGGCGAAGGAAAGGAAATTCAGTTTGCGCTCCAGATCCATCTTGATCTGGTTGCGCTGGTCGCTTTCCATGCCATCCCATTTGTTCACACCGACCACCAGCGCCCTGCCCGACTCCAGCACGAAACCGGCGATGTGGGCATCCTGCTCGGAAATATCCTGCTGAGCATCCAGCAGCAGCAGCACGACGTTGGCATCTGAAATCGATTTCAGGGTCTTGACCACGGAAAACTTCTCGATGGCCTCGAACACCTTGCCACGACGGCGGATGCCGGCGGTATCGATCAGGGTGTAATGGCGCCCTTCGCGCTCGAACGGAATTTCAATCGAGTCGCGCGTGGTGCCGGGCATGTCAAAGGCGATCACGCGCTCTTCGCCCAGCAAAGTATTGACCAGGGTCGACTTGCCCACGTTGGGACGACCGACGATGGCGATCTTGGTACCGCGTACAGCCGGCTCTTCCGGCTCGGGCTCCTGGGCACGTTCGGCCTCGACCATGTCCAGCGCTTCCTGCACCAGATCGGCCACGCCATCGCCGTGGGCCGCGGAGATCACATAGGGATCGCCCATGCCCAGCTCGTAGAAGTCTGCGGTGACCGAGGTGTACTTCATGCCTTCGGACTTGTTGACCACCAGCAGCACGGAACGACCGCACTTGCGCAGGAAGTCGGTGATGGTCTTGTCGTGCGGCGTCAATCCCTGGCGACCGTCGACGATGAACACCACGATGTCGGCCTCGACCACCGCCTGCTTGGTCTGCTTGGCCATCTCATACATGATCCCGTCCTTGGCCACGGGTTCGAAGCCACCGGTATCGATCACCAGGAACGGACGTTCGCCGACTCGGCCTTCGCCGTAGTGACGATCGCGCGTCAGGCCGGGCAGGTCCGCCACCAGCGCATCGCGGCTGCGGGTGAGCCTGTTGAACAACGTCGATTTGCCGACGTTGGGACGGCCTACAAGTGCAATTACCGGTTTCATTTCTTTTCTTGGGGGTCGTTCGTCACTGGCTTACTCAGCAGCGACGGCGACCACGGTTCCTGATTTGGTTTGGAAAACGACAGACGATCCGGTCGAGACCGGCGGCGCCTGGATGGCACTGCCATCGGTGGCCAGACGGGCCACGAAGGCACCATCTTCACGCGACAGGAAGTGAATATAACCCTGGAAGTCGCCCACGGCCACTGCCTTGCCGATGGCAATCGGGGCTGATAGTACGCGATTCTTCAGACGGTCGTTGCGCCAGATGACAGCGCCGGTGTCACGCGCAAACTCGGTGACGGTACCGCCGACATCGGCAGCATAGACGTAGGCATCATCCAGATTGACGCCGACATCGCTGGAAAACTCCTTGAGCCAGCGCACATTGCCATTAAGCAAGTCAAAGCAACCTATCCGCCCCTGGTAGGAAGCCGCGCAGATGTCGGTCGCACCCAGGGCCGGCATCCCCGACACGTCGGAGATGCGCTCCAGCTCGGTGGTGCCGCGCGGGTCACCGACCGGGATTTCCCAGCGCGGGCCGCCATTGTTCAGCGCCAGGGCCGACAGACGACCACCCGGCAGGGCCACGAAGGCAGTCTGCGCACCGATGGCGATGCCCGGCGCATTGCGCAGGGTCAGCGAAGGCAGGTTGCGCTGGACCATCCAGCGCTGGCTGCCGCTGTCGGCGTCGTAGGCAGTGACACGGTTGTCGATACTGCGAATGACCACCAAGCCTTCACCCACGGCCGGTGCCGACAGCACTTCGCTGGGCGCCTGGGCAGTCCAGGTCGGCTTGCCGGAAGCGGCATCGAAGGCCTGGATACGGCCCTTCTCGCCCACCACCACGACCGTGCTGCCGTCGGTACCGACACCGGCCGTCAGGTCACCCTCGGCACGGCTGCGCCACAGGGTCTGGCCGTTCTGGGCATTGATACGCACCACGGTGCCATCGTTGGCGGCGGCAAAAATACTGCCGGACGCAAAGGCCGGGCTGAACTGGTAGCTGCCAGCCTTGCCGACCGACACCGTCCAGGCGGACTGGGCACGCATCTTCTGCGTAAATTCGACCAGCGGTGCCGGCGGATTGGGATCCTTCTTGCTGGAAAACAGCGAACAACCGGACAGGGCGACCACGGCGGCAATGGCGGCCATGTTCAGCGCCAGCTTGCCGGCGCGGCGGGAACGAGCAAAGGATGTTGCCTGGGCAGCAGTGGCTGTCACACTACGCATATTCTGTTTCCTCTCAGCGATGGATGGATTCGCACTGGGATTGCGGTTCAATGGCTGGGCTGCGTGGGCAACCCGTCGGGCAGGCGGTCCGCCGCAGCGGACCTGGGTCCCGGAAGTTCAGTGGCTCAATAGCTCAATAGAAGCTCAGGCCTTGGGTGCTTCGCCGCCGATGGCGTCCAGCTTGATCTGGATGAGCTGACGACCCGGATCCTTGGCATCACTCTTCTCCAGCGCCAGCTTGTAGGCGGTACGGGCTTCATCACGCTTGCCCTGGGCCAGCAGGACGTCGCCCTTGCGGTCGGCGATGGCGCCGGCGAACTGGGCCGGATAATCACCAGCCAAGACCTTCAACGCTTCCTCATAGGACTTGGTGTCGAGCAACACACCGGCCAGGCGCACCGCGGCGATGGCCTTGTATTCCTTGCCACGACCATGGTCGATCACCCATTGCAACTGCTTCTTGGCAGTCTCGTTGTCGTTGGCATCGAAGGCCGACTTGGCCGCCACCAGCGCGCTCATCTCGGCGTAGGCGGTGCCGCTGAACTTGTCCTGGATGTCGGTGGCAGCGCGCTGTACCTTGGCATTGTCCTTGGCAGCTAGGGCCTTCTGCTGCT is a window from the Herbaspirillum rubrisubalbicans genome containing:
- a CDS encoding YfgM family protein, encoding MAYDLEEQEQLDSIKAWWAKYGNLVTWALIIALAGYAAWTGWNTYQGRQSAQASVLYEEQQKALAAKDNAKVQRAATDIQDKFSGTAYAEMSALVAAKSAFDANDNETAKKQLQWVIDHGRGKEYKAIAAVRLAGVLLDTKSYEEALKVLAGDYPAQFAGAIADRKGDVLLAQGKRDEARTAYKLALEKSDAKDPGRQLIQIKLDAIGGEAPKA
- the hflC gene encoding protease modulator HflC, which codes for MGRLVTSVIVAVVAIWLASSTIFVVDQRSSAIVFALGEVKQVITEPGLHFKLPPPFQNVMYLDKRIQTLDTPDADRFITAEKMNVLVDAYVKWRIVDPRLYFVSFGADERRTQDRLSQIVKAALNDEITKRTVREVISSQRNSVMDAIQARVANEAKQIGVEIIDVRLRRVDYVDQINNSVFERMKSERVRVANELRSTGAAESEKIRADADRQRVVILAEAYRESEKIRGAGDAKASQIYAQAFGQNPDFYKFYRSLEAYRASFKSRHDVMVVDPSSEFFKYFKGIGGATSAAKK
- a CDS encoding adenylosuccinate synthase; translated protein: MLQNSNAKNVVVIGTQWGDEGKGKIVDWLTDHAQGVVRFQGGHNAGHTLVIGGKKTALQLIPSGIMRAGVACYIGNGVVLSVPDLLREIDKLEAAGVEVCSRLKVSDACPLILPYHVALDVAREAARGVDKIGTTGKGIGPAYEDKVARRAIRVADLLNEKRFAEKLLANLDYHNFVLTHYLKTQPVDYQKTLDEALANVPRIKPMVTDVSSDLYAIHKAGGKILFEGAQGSLLDVDHGTYPFVTSSNCVAGNAAAGAGVGPGMLHYIMGITKAYTTRVGSGPFPAELPTDAGTGKHLASVGHEFGTVTGRARRCGWFDAALLKRSVQINGVSGMCLTKLDVLDGLESLKLCTGYKLNGKTVDIFPVGAEEAAACEPIYEEMPGWSETTVGAKSLDALPANARAYIKRIEELVGVPIDMISTGPDREETIVLRHPFK
- the hfq gene encoding RNA chaperone Hfq, translating into MSNKGQLLQDPFLNALRKEHVPVSIYLVNGIKLQGHVESFDQYVVLLRNTVTQMVYKHAISTVVPARAVNLSLESSSDE
- the bamB gene encoding outer membrane protein assembly factor BamB, which translates into the protein MRSVTATAAQATSFARSRRAGKLALNMAAIAAVVALSGCSLFSSKKDPNPPAPLVEFTQKMRAQSAWTVSVGKAGSYQFSPAFASGSIFAAANDGTVVRINAQNGQTLWRSRAEGDLTAGVGTDGSTVVVVGEKGRIQAFDAASGKPTWTAQAPSEVLSAPAVGEGLVVIRSIDNRVTAYDADSGSQRWMVQRNLPSLTLRNAPGIAIGAQTAFVALPGGRLSALALNNGGPRWEIPVGDPRGTTELERISDVSGMPALGATDICAASYQGRIGCFDLLNGNVRWLKEFSSDVGVNLDDAYVYAADVGGTVTEFARDTGAVIWRNDRLKNRVLSAPIAIGKAVAVGDFQGYIHFLSREDGAFVARLATDGSAIQAPPVSTGSSVVFQTKSGTVVAVAAE
- a CDS encoding phosphoribosyltransferase, translating into MKISDDKDLWVSWDDYNRLIERLALKVYESGYQFDQVLCLARGGLRPGDVMSRIFDVPLAILSTSSYREAAGTIRSSLDIAKYITITKGTLGGRILLVDDLVDSGVTLQKVMVHLKEHYPSVTEIKSAVLWWKACSVVEPDFHIDYLPTNPWIHQPFEEYDGLGPHQLAAWIKKGA
- the der gene encoding ribosome biogenesis GTPase Der yields the protein MKPVIALVGRPNVGKSTLFNRLTRSRDALVADLPGLTRDRHYGEGRVGERPFLVIDTGGFEPVAKDGIMYEMAKQTKQAVVEADIVVFIVDGRQGLTPHDKTITDFLRKCGRSVLLVVNKSEGMKYTSVTADFYELGMGDPYVISAAHGDGVADLVQEALDMVEAERAQEPEPEEPAVRGTKIAIVGRPNVGKSTLVNTLLGEERVIAFDMPGTTRDSIEIPFEREGRHYTLIDTAGIRRRGKVFEAIEKFSVVKTLKSISDANVVLLLLDAQQDISEQDAHIAGFVLESGRALVVGVNKWDGMESDQRNQIKMDLERKLNFLSFAKFHFISALKSTGIGPLMKSIDSAYAAAMAKLSTPRLTRALEEALEHQQPRRKGSIRPKLRYAHQGGQNPPVVVIHGNALEAIDDNYKRYLEKHFRETFSLVGTPLRIEFKSGKNPFIRQEK
- the hflX gene encoding GTPase HflX → MRAALVGLDFGKNDFAASLDELFLLAKSAGAEPVVTITGRRASPDAALFVGTGKAQEVADAVADLQLELVIFNHALSPAQQRNLERMLKVRVLDRTSLILDIFAQRAKSHEGKVQVELAQLQHLSTRLIRGWTHLERQKGGIGLRGPGETQLETDRRLLGERVKALRAVLAKLRRQHATQRRARGRNETFSVSLVGYTNAGKSTIFNALAKAGVYAANQLFATLDTTSRRVYLGEVGHVVISDTVGFIRELPHQLVEAFRATLEETIHADLLLHVVDAASPVRMEQIEQVNLVLKEIGADHVPQILVWNKIDAAGLEPTVEYDEYGKIQRVFVSAQSGAGLDLLREAIAASLKATLEARGRSRSEPVDSADMHA
- the hflK gene encoding FtsH protease activity modulator HflK, whose translation is MLVSLFRKIGVKFSLNDPQWGRGSQNDNRDNQNNGNNGDKRPEKPSGNDDGPPDLDQLWRDFNQRIAGMLGRKGGGSDGGNGGGGFNRGDVKGAGIGVGVIAIIVVFLWLASGFFIVQEGQTAVVTTFGRYSHTTLPGFNWRWPYPIQGHEIVNMSQVRTAEIGYRGNVRNKQLKESLMLTDDENIIDIQFAVQYKLKNAAEWLFNNRDPDDSVRQVAEAAIREIVGRSKMDFVLYEGREKVALDVSQRMQQILDRYKSGVQITNVTMQGVQPPEQVQAAFDDAVKAGQDRERLKNEGQAYANDVIPRASGAASRLLEEAEAYRSRVVANAEGDASRFTQVQEAYAKAPAVTRDRMYLETMQQIFANTTKVMVDVKNGSNLLYLPLDKLIQQSVSDAAPAGAKSPASAAGQAAPSAASTNSTAGTDTVYSSELMRDSRNRDPRESREREVR
- a CDS encoding ATP phosphoribosyltransferase regulatory subunit, with product MPNWLLPENIADVLPSEARKIEELRRRLLDNFRLYGYEMVMPPLLEYLESLLTGAGQDTDLRTFKLVDQLSGRTLGVRADMTTQVARIDAHLLNRASVTRLCYAGSVLHTRPTGLHATREPIQIGAEIYGHAGLEADAEIQELALNSLALAGMRTIRLDLCHVGVLRAIIANDAAAKRDEAQLFGLLQAKDVPGLKEITAAYQEGTRAALLALPNLYGDISVIARARITLPALPGIAQALDELQALVELAAGHEGAAVTIDLADLRGYHYHSGVMFSAYVPGLPNAVVRGGRYDHVGEAFGRARPATGFSLDLRELARLMPGAERKRAILAPWGRDAGLREKIAQLRQAGEIVIQSLPGHEHDQDEFDCDRALDFSNGNWIIKNLG